In the Thermomicrobiales bacterium genome, CGCAGTCGCTCGAATACGTCAATGTCGAGCTCAGGGAGGTAGCCGCCGTACTTGACTGAGTTGGTCCGAAAGGTGCTCGGCGTCAGGTTCGTGCCGAAGTAGTTCGAGCCGGCCGCGCCGATTCGCGAGTCGGGCACCGGCGCCTGCCAGGGGACGCCAAGGAAGACGATATCGGCGCCGGCAAGATCTCCCGCTGACCGGGCAGGAGGAGATCCGAAAAGCGTCGGGACACTCCCATAGTGCCGGGGGAGCTGCATTGACACCACCGGATCGGACGGCCGGCGCGGCCACCTGACTGAATCGTTCATGCCTCAACCTTTCTTCCACAATCGGCCGGACCAATCGAGGGGGGTTGTGTCGGAGTCACGATGTTTCGAAACGAACCGTTCGACCGCCTCGTCATGTGCGGATGCGAGCTGATTTCCGATCGTTCCCCAGTCGTAATAGCCGACAAGGCGCCGCCCATTCTCGCTCAGTCGCGTCGCGAGCGTCTCGTCTGACAGGATTGCGCCGACGGCGCGCGCAAACGCCGCCGGATCATCGGCGCACAGGATTGCATCCGCGATCCCGTTGATACCCTCCGCGCCGATTGTGGTGGAAACCAGGGGCGTGCCGGCGGCCAGCGCTTCGAAGATCTTCAATCGTGTCCCGCCACCCGACCGCAGCGGCACGATCGCAACTGCCGCCGACCAGATCCATGGTCGGATATCGGCCACTCGGCCGGTAACGACGACGTCGTTGGTGGCCCGATCCAGCAACCACGACGGCGGGTCCGCGCCCGCGAACACGACACGGACATCCGGAGCAGTTCGCTGGACGAGCGGGTGAATCTCGTCGAGATACCAGCGGGCGGCGTCGCTGTTCGGTTGGTGCCGCATCACACCAGTGAATACGATATCGCGTCGCCGCGCCCAATCCGACGGGCGAGAGAATGAGGCGACATCCACTCCATTTGGCACGACGCGTGCTATCTGGCCGGTCGAGGCTTCGATCGCCGCGGCATCGCGATCCGATGTGGCGATCGCGAGGTCGCTGCCGGCCCAGAGCCGTCGCTCCAGCCATCCGACTTTCCGTGCCTCCGCAAGCTTCAGGGCGCGCTCGATATCCCCGCTTGCCGCGTGAGCGACGCGCGTCAGGAGCGTCATTTCGATGTCGTGCGCGTCGATGACCGTCGGGGTCGCAGTTGGCGGGCGAAAGAGCGCCATCCGTGTCGACTCGTAATGGACCAGATCCACCTGCGTCGTCAGAAACAGGCGGTCGAGGACTCGCTGCAGCTGCGTCGACCAGGTCGATTTCTCGAGGAAGGACTGGCGACTTCCGATTGAGCGGAACTGTAGTAGCCGCTTGCCGAAACTCGCCGGGTGGCGCGGTGTCCAAGTGGCCGGGACGGTCGTCACGTTGCAGATTGTGCCGAGCTCAATCGCCCGCGGAAGCTCGTCGGAACGCGCCGGACACAGCAGTGTCACCTCGTCCCGCCGAGCGAGCTCGCGAACCAGATGAAACGTGCGTAGCGCCCCGCCGAAGTCTGCCGGCAATGGCAACCAGGGCGCCACGACGACGACGTGACGACTCACGATCCATGCCTATCGTTGCCGATCGCGGCGGGTCGTCTACAATGGCAGCGCGGGGAGTGAGCCAGAGTGAAACCTCCAGGTTGTGGTCGGTCGATTCAACGGCGCGTCCGTCGGCCGGTTTAACGGCGTCGCACCGCGCAGCGGCGTCATCTTATCCAATGTTGCGCGACAATCGGCGTTGGGCATCCGAAAGTGATTTGACGAGGGGGAGACTGCATGCGATTGGTCCGATTCGCGGCCGATGGGGAGATTCATTCCGGCGAGTCGATCGAAGGCGATTCGCTGCTCCGAGGTAACGGCGGGCGGCTCTATCGTCCGGATGACGTCGTCTGGCTACCGCCGGTTGCGCCACGCAAGGTTGTTGGTCTGGCGCTCAACTACGCTGACCACGCCGCGGAGCTCGGCATGGCGTCGCCGGAAGAGCCGGCCTTGTTCTTCAAGCCATTGACGTCACTGATCGGACATCGCGCGCCTGTCATCGCGCCGGACAACATCGAGTATATGCACTACGAGGTAGAGCTCGCGGTTGTCATCGGGCGCGGAGGCCGGCGAATCCGCGCGGGCGAGGCGATGGATCATGTCCGGGGCTATACCATCGCGAACGATGTGACTGTGCGCGACTTTGTCCACAACTTCTTCCGCCCGCCGGTCAAAGCGAAAGGATTCGACACGTTTGGCCCACTGGGACCGTATCTTGTCGTCGATGAGATCGACGACCCGAATGCGCTTGAGCTGCGGGCCTATGTCAATGATGAGCTCCGGCAGACCGGCACAACGTCGATGTTTGTCCGCGATATCCCTGCGCTGATCGAGTACATCAGCGAGTTCATGTCGCTGGAGCCCGACGACGTCATTCTGACCGGGACGCCGAAGGGGCTCAGCCATGTCTATCCGGGGGATGTCATGCGGCTGGAAGTTGACGGACTCGGGTCGCTCGAGAATCCGATCGTCGCGCAATCGTAATCGGGATTGACGGTCATCGGCGCTTGGCGCCGACCAGAACGGAGAGGTAGTGTCGATGGGAGCACGAACAGGCCAGCAATTCATCGACGGGCTGAAGGCGCACCCGCGAGAGGTGTACATCGAGGGCGAGCTCGTTCGGGATGTGACCGAGCATCGAGCGTTTCGAAACGTTATCGAGAGTCTCGCTCATCTCTACGACATGCAGCACGATCCGCAGTATCGTGACGACCTGACCTACGAGTCACCAGACACCGGAGAGCGTGTCGGGACCGCGTTCATGCAGCCGCGCTCGCGTGCCGATCTGCAGCATCGCGGGCGAGGATTCAAGGCATGGGCCGACTATTCGCACGGGATGCTTGGCCGGACGCCCGACTACCTCAGCTCGTCGCTGATGTCGTTCGCGGGCGCCCACGACTACTTTGCGAAGAACAACCCAGACTTTGGCAAGAACGTCGAGTCGTATTACCGGCGGGCCCGCGAGGAGGATCTCTGCCTCACCCACACGCTGATCAACCCGCAGGCAAACCGTTCGGTCGGCCCATCACAGCAGGCCGATCCGTTTCTGTCGGCGCGCGTCGTCGAAGAGAAAGACGGCGGCATCGTCATCCGCGGGGCCAGAATGCTGGCAACGCTCGGGCCGATCGCCGATGAGATCGAAGTGTTTCCCTCGACCGTCGTCAAGTCCGACCCGGCCGATGCCCCGTATGCGTTCGGATTCGTTGTCCCCTGTGGCGCGCCGGGGCTGAAGTTCCTCTGCCGTGAGACATACGATCTTGGACGCTCCAAGCATGATCACCCGCTCGGCTCGCGGTTCGAAGAGATGGACGCGATCGTCATTTTCGACGATGTCTTCATTCCGTGGGAGCGAGTATTCCTGTATGGAGATCCGGAGCTGGCCAACGGCGCGTTTGGCGCGACGAACGCAGTGATCCACATGGCGCACCAGGTGATTGCAAAGAACATTGCGAAGACCGAATTCATGCTAGGTCTTGCAAGCCTGATCGTCGATACGATCGCAATCGAGCCATTCCAGCATGTCCACGAGAAAGTGTCGGAGATCATCATCGGGCTGGAGTGCATGCGAGCGCTCAAGGCGACTGCCGAAAATGATGCCCAGCTGGATCGCTGGGGCATCATGACCCCGGCGCGTGAGCCACTTGACGCTGCTCGCAACCTCTATCCGAAGCTCTACCCCCGCTTCGTCGAGATCATCCAGCAGCTATCCGCCAGCGGCCTGATGGCGACACCGACCGAAGCGGACATCAACGGAGCGATCGGCCCCACGATCGACCGATACCTGACGGCCGCGAGGGCGGATGCTCGCGACCGTGTTGCGTTGTTCCGGTTGGCGTGGGATACCGCCGTGTCATCGTTTGGCTCCAGGCAGGTGCTCTACGAGCGATTCTTCTTCGGCGATCCGGTGCGGATGGCCGGCGCGTTGTTCAACACATACGACCGCAAGCCATATATGGACATGGTTCGTGAGTTCGTTGCAGAGGGACGTCAGGCGACGATGCCTGAGGCTGCCAGTGGCGGCACCGAATGAACGCGATGCCAACCGTCGACCAGACAGCGTTCCGCCGCGCCGTGGGGCAGTTCGCGACCGGGGTGACGGTTATCACGATCCAGCACGATGGCCACGTGCACGGGATGACCGCCAACTCATTCGCATCGGTTTCGCTTGAGCCGCCGCTGGTGTTGTTTTGCGTTGGGAAGTCGGCGCGAATGGCGGGGTTGATCAGGGATGCGGAGGGATTCGCGATCAACATCCTCAGCGATCGGCAAATGCAGGTGTCACGCCAGTTTGCCGGGGCGAACAAGGATGCCGCCGCGCGCACGGTGAAGTTGCAACGCGGGCCTGTAGCGCCTCTTCTCAGCCATTCCCTGGCGGCACTGTCGTGCAGGACGCACGAGATCCACGAGGCGGGCGATCACTGGATCGTCATCGGGCAGGTCGTGGCGCTGCACGAACCTGATCAGGCGAGGGCACACGGACCGCTCGCCTTCTTCCGGTCGCGCTACTGCGACCTGATCGAGCCACCGACGCCGGCCGAGCAGGCGGATCGCTGGATGAATGACGAAATTCGCATCTACCACGAGGAATGGAGCGCCGGCGATCTGAACGAGCCGGCGGAGAGGCCGGAGTTGCCATGGTGACCAATCAGCAAACGAATGCGGAGATTCGACGAGGCAGGCCGGAGCCGCGCTCCGGCGCAAACATCATCCGTTCGGCCCACGGCGAATATCGGGTGACTGACCTTGGCCGCGCCCGGGCGTTCTACGTCGACACACTGGGGTTCGTGGAGACCGAGCAAACGGCCGACACCCTGTATCTGCGTGGGCTGGAAGAGCGAGACCATCACTCACTCGTCTTGCGAAAGTCGTCAACGCCGGGCGCTGGTCACCTCGCGTTCAAGGTCGCGAGCGAGGACGATCTGGACCGGCTTGCCCATCATGTCGCGGCCGCGGGCCTCAAGCCCTGCTGGCTCGCCTCTGGCGAGGAGATTGGGCAGGGCAGGGCGCTGCGGTTCAACGATCCATTCGGCCTGCCGCTCGAGTTCGTTGCCGAGATGACACAGGTCGAACGACTGCTTCAACGGTTCGACCTCTACCGCGGCGCTCAGGTGATGCGATTTGACCACTTCAACTGCCAGGTCCCCGATGTCCGGGCTGCCTATGAGTGGTACTCCGCGGAGCTCGGCTTCGGCTGCTCGGAATACACAGTCGACGACGCCGGGCGAATCTGGGCGACCTGGCTCCAACGCAAGCAGAATGTCCACGACATCGCCGTGATGAATGGGACTGGGCCACGAGTCCACCATTTCGGCTTCTGGGTTACCGATCCGTTGTCAGTGCTCCGCGCGTGCGATGTGCTCGCCGCGGATGGCTGGGCGAGCAGCATCGAGCGTGGACCCGGACGCCATGGCTTGTCGAACGCATTCTTCCTGTATCTGCGAGACCCCGATGGTAACCGCATCGAGATGTATGCCAACGACTATCTGTTGGCCGATCCTGACTGGGAGCCGATTCGCTGGACGCTGAACGACCCGCGCCGCGCGACGTTCTGGGGTCATATGCCGCCGGCGTCGTGGTTCGATGACGCGGCACTCTGTGAGTCGTTTGAGGACGGGCGGCTTCTGCCAACAGCGCCAGCGCAACTGTACGATCGGCCCGATCACGTAACTTGATCGCGGGCTATTGATCGGCGGCGGTCGACTG is a window encoding:
- a CDS encoding glycosyltransferase — protein: MSRHVVVVAPWLPLPADFGGALRTFHLVRELARRDEVTLLCPARSDELPRAIELGTICNVTTVPATWTPRHPASFGKRLLQFRSIGSRQSFLEKSTWSTQLQRVLDRLFLTTQVDLVHYESTRMALFRPPTATPTVIDAHDIEMTLLTRVAHAASGDIERALKLAEARKVGWLERRLWAGSDLAIATSDRDAAAIEASTGQIARVVPNGVDVASFSRPSDWARRRDIVFTGVMRHQPNSDAARWYLDEIHPLVQRTAPDVRVVFAGADPPSWLLDRATNDVVVTGRVADIRPWIWSAAVAIVPLRSGGGTRLKIFEALAAGTPLVSTTIGAEGINGIADAILCADDPAAFARAVGAILSDETLATRLSENGRRLVGYYDWGTIGNQLASAHDEAVERFVSKHRDSDTTPLDWSGRLWKKG
- a CDS encoding fumarylacetoacetate hydrolase family protein — encoded protein: MRLVRFAADGEIHSGESIEGDSLLRGNGGRLYRPDDVVWLPPVAPRKVVGLALNYADHAAELGMASPEEPALFFKPLTSLIGHRAPVIAPDNIEYMHYEVELAVVIGRGGRRIRAGEAMDHVRGYTIANDVTVRDFVHNFFRPPVKAKGFDTFGPLGPYLVVDEIDDPNALELRAYVNDELRQTGTTSMFVRDIPALIEYISEFMSLEPDDVILTGTPKGLSHVYPGDVMRLEVDGLGSLENPIVAQS
- the hpaB gene encoding 4-hydroxyphenylacetate 3-monooxygenase, oxygenase component; this translates as MGARTGQQFIDGLKAHPREVYIEGELVRDVTEHRAFRNVIESLAHLYDMQHDPQYRDDLTYESPDTGERVGTAFMQPRSRADLQHRGRGFKAWADYSHGMLGRTPDYLSSSLMSFAGAHDYFAKNNPDFGKNVESYYRRAREEDLCLTHTLINPQANRSVGPSQQADPFLSARVVEEKDGGIVIRGARMLATLGPIADEIEVFPSTVVKSDPADAPYAFGFVVPCGAPGLKFLCRETYDLGRSKHDHPLGSRFEEMDAIVIFDDVFIPWERVFLYGDPELANGAFGATNAVIHMAHQVIAKNIAKTEFMLGLASLIVDTIAIEPFQHVHEKVSEIIIGLECMRALKATAENDAQLDRWGIMTPAREPLDAARNLYPKLYPRFVEIIQQLSASGLMATPTEADINGAIGPTIDRYLTAARADARDRVALFRLAWDTAVSSFGSRQVLYERFFFGDPVRMAGALFNTYDRKPYMDMVREFVAEGRQATMPEAASGGTE
- a CDS encoding flavin reductase family protein, which produces MNAMPTVDQTAFRRAVGQFATGVTVITIQHDGHVHGMTANSFASVSLEPPLVLFCVGKSARMAGLIRDAEGFAINILSDRQMQVSRQFAGANKDAAARTVKLQRGPVAPLLSHSLAALSCRTHEIHEAGDHWIVIGQVVALHEPDQARAHGPLAFFRSRYCDLIEPPTPAEQADRWMNDEIRIYHEEWSAGDLNEPAERPELPW
- the hpaD gene encoding 3,4-dihydroxyphenylacetate 2,3-dioxygenase encodes the protein MTNQQTNAEIRRGRPEPRSGANIIRSAHGEYRVTDLGRARAFYVDTLGFVETEQTADTLYLRGLEERDHHSLVLRKSSTPGAGHLAFKVASEDDLDRLAHHVAAAGLKPCWLASGEEIGQGRALRFNDPFGLPLEFVAEMTQVERLLQRFDLYRGAQVMRFDHFNCQVPDVRAAYEWYSAELGFGCSEYTVDDAGRIWATWLQRKQNVHDIAVMNGTGPRVHHFGFWVTDPLSVLRACDVLAADGWASSIERGPGRHGLSNAFFLYLRDPDGNRIEMYANDYLLADPDWEPIRWTLNDPRRATFWGHMPPASWFDDAALCESFEDGRLLPTAPAQLYDRPDHVT